A part of Paenibacillus sp. sptzw28 genomic DNA contains:
- a CDS encoding FAD-dependent oxidoreductase, translating to MKYMRASTRLKRDFVVGTALKLFRERGYEHVSVDDIIQATGTSKGTFYHYFKSKDELLTEIPHKQIETVQQWAKRVSPAVGSVRQPVIRLFLDLGSTLQAMPKIVRSLIALQMEHADLNRLQSKLSSLVIAETARLLGDKRKAELLYAVYTGTVIGWAVEGAGDLTASLRVQLEAAWAGIEGTGNAGIPGRPNSDNSRIKYCVSSDSEEEYSMKVAIIGGGLAGLTAAAYLSEQSGIEGVLFERSPQLGGRAFTYEKAGFTLNYGAHAIYGLDRHTLSVMERELQLSFSSKQVDKRKVMYEKGDQLTPAPLDFVNLVKTDILTTMQKLRFVGEITAIIANIHQIKNYSTLGDYLAESGADDDVKELWEHLVCSNFFITPEDARRVPGPVISDYYHNLFLSQRPVNYVLGSWAVITGQLRDKIELSGRWTFALQEGVDGIRYEQGKYVLKTKAREETFDRVVFAMPVQQVVKLLRGTPWEPFLEPYERNTATEVMVYDVGLNSVVARPFSYISDMNNKLFISDVSATDHTLVPGGGQLLQGIAYLSDETAGGEVDRKVYLDERTAQMEALFDRHYPGWRDAVAVKRVSKKAMVQSVKNIAGNQLLPGRIENMPFYFCGDGCEGKGELAERAFSSGRRAAELLAAELLAVK from the coding sequence ATGAAATACATGCGCGCTTCAACCCGATTAAAGCGGGATTTCGTTGTGGGAACGGCCTTGAAGCTGTTCCGTGAACGGGGATACGAGCATGTGTCGGTCGACGATATCATCCAGGCTACCGGCACGTCGAAAGGAACGTTCTATCATTATTTCAAAAGCAAAGACGAGCTTCTCACCGAGATTCCACATAAGCAGATAGAAACCGTGCAGCAATGGGCCAAGCGGGTCTCTCCCGCGGTTGGCTCCGTCCGGCAGCCGGTTATCCGGCTGTTCCTCGATCTTGGCTCGACGCTTCAGGCCATGCCGAAAATCGTACGAAGCCTGATCGCACTGCAGATGGAACATGCGGATCTAAACCGGCTGCAGTCGAAGCTCTCTTCCCTTGTCATAGCGGAAACAGCCCGTTTGCTCGGCGACAAGCGGAAGGCTGAGCTTCTTTATGCCGTTTATACGGGGACGGTTATCGGCTGGGCCGTAGAGGGCGCGGGAGATTTGACCGCTTCCCTGCGGGTGCAGCTGGAGGCAGCCTGGGCAGGGATCGAAGGGACCGGCAATGCCGGGATACCGGGCCGTCCCAACTCAGATAATTCGAGAATTAAATATTGCGTTTCATCGGATTCGGAGGAGGAATATTCAATGAAGGTTGCCATTATCGGGGGCGGATTGGCCGGACTTACAGCCGCAGCGTATTTATCGGAGCAGAGCGGTATTGAGGGCGTCCTCTTCGAGAGGAGTCCGCAGCTGGGCGGCCGTGCATTTACGTACGAGAAAGCCGGCTTTACGTTAAATTACGGGGCTCATGCCATTTATGGTTTGGACCGGCATACGCTGTCGGTTATGGAGCGCGAGCTGCAGCTGTCGTTCAGCAGCAAGCAGGTCGACAAACGCAAGGTTATGTATGAGAAAGGCGACCAGTTAACGCCGGCTCCGCTCGATTTCGTAAACTTGGTGAAAACCGATATATTGACCACCATGCAGAAGCTCAGGTTCGTCGGCGAAATTACGGCAATAATAGCGAATATTCATCAGATCAAGAATTACAGCACGCTCGGAGACTATTTGGCCGAGTCCGGCGCCGATGATGATGTGAAGGAACTGTGGGAGCACTTGGTCTGCAGCAATTTCTTCATTACGCCTGAAGACGCCAGGCGCGTTCCGGGACCGGTCATAAGCGATTATTACCATAACTTGTTCCTGTCGCAGCGTCCGGTTAATTATGTGCTTGGCAGCTGGGCGGTCATTACGGGCCAGCTTCGTGATAAGATCGAATTAAGCGGCCGCTGGACGTTTGCGCTGCAGGAAGGCGTGGACGGGATTCGCTACGAGCAGGGCAAATATGTGCTGAAGACCAAAGCTCGGGAAGAAACTTTCGACCGCGTCGTCTTCGCGATGCCAGTCCAGCAGGTCGTCAAGCTGCTTCGCGGCACGCCGTGGGAGCCGTTCCTGGAGCCTTATGAACGGAACACGGCAACCGAAGTCATGGTTTATGATGTCGGTTTAAACAGCGTTGTCGCACGTCCCTTCAGTTATATTAGCGACATGAATAATAAGCTTTTTATATCGGACGTCTCTGCGACGGATCACACACTCGTACCGGGCGGAGGCCAACTGCTGCAGGGAATCGCTTATTTGAGTGATGAAACGGCAGGCGGCGAGGTCGACCGTAAAGTCTATCTGGATGAACGGACTGCTCAAATGGAAGCACTGTTCGATCGTCATTACCCGGGCTGGCGGGATGCGGTGGCCGTTAAACGTGTATCCAAAAAAGCGATGGTGCAGAGCGTGAAGAACATAGCGGGCAATCAGTTACTGCCGGGGCGCATCGAAAACATGCCGTTCTATTTCTGCGGCGATGGCTGCGAGGGTAAGGGCGAGCTGGCGGAGCGAGCTTTCTCCAGCGGGCGCCGGGCCGCGGAGCTGCTGGCCGCCGAACTGCTGGCGGTAAAATAA